A part of Paenibacillus sp. 481 genomic DNA contains:
- a CDS encoding ATP-dependent helicase, which produces MTELPRSERAKGDQGSKNDKHVKYNGTGYGKHTTDGKSNGTSNTPPAQALWDNRPRGIAKYWPAPMADEITNPLTEPRQSSLSRQSVLREQRHELGHGQQSEQLRGQRHELGHGQQSGQHSEQHEADLLFFASLEKQGMRLHSAQRDAVRHHAGPLLCLAGAGSGKTSVLTTRAAYLMAVHGVAPEALWLVTFTNKAAAEMRARLGRLPGVTYKMARNVQARTFHSFALALLQAYAPPFTLLAEERARHGFMKRVLRELRLHDSLQAETVLAALSALKARMLSPGEWKPTDMTERDMQRAMLRFEEQKAERSLKDFDDLLVDIVRMLQEDEALLMRLRRRFRYVMVDEFQDTTPVQYELIRLVTKDSRNLAVFGDDDQTIYTFNGACHKYITEFKARYTDAVQVTLSWNFRSTKPIVGLGNAIIRHNNERLAKTMVAVAQDANSSTVPAAPLYVNPRDADDEARFVAERIQTRVANGARPWSDFAVLYRTAQASRAVVEYFTMHEIPFRQFGAEPLFYDHGLVRPLIDHLRLALQPRNFNALESAVAALYVSRDAGMTYIRDADQQQAKKYPLVHLQSWTQLADFQREAVKPRIRYIKKLAAMKPALAIRDMRREFYDKYTTALSGEQATAHQDSAAETLEELEASAKRFDTVEAFLNHIDRLAAAYAEVRKHNDEDAVTLMTIHRAKGLEFPEVFMIGVSEGILPHRTALRDKAPADKQAAASLSANGNERIERSELNAQTKRLNHVQHRQGAGSISKGSMAPSGALESASTSDNLLEEERRLAYVAVTRAREQLYISSPALVHGQKAEISRFIREAWTLSAQ; this is translated from the coding sequence ATGACAGAATTACCACGTTCTGAACGTGCAAAAGGCGATCAAGGCTCTAAAAATGATAAGCACGTTAAATATAATGGCACTGGTTATGGTAAACATACGACGGACGGTAAATCTAATGGTACGTCAAACACGCCGCCGGCACAGGCATTATGGGATAATCGCCCGCGCGGCATAGCAAAGTATTGGCCCGCTCCAATGGCCGATGAAATAACGAACCCGCTCACTGAGCCGCGACAGTCAAGCTTGTCACGCCAGAGTGTGCTGCGTGAGCAGCGGCATGAGCTAGGGCATGGTCAGCAGAGCGAGCAGTTGCGTGGGCAGCGCCACGAGTTGGGGCACGGGCAGCAGAGTGGGCAACATAGCGAGCAGCACGAAGCGGATTTGCTGTTTTTCGCATCCCTTGAAAAGCAGGGGATGCGCTTGCACAGCGCACAGCGCGATGCTGTACGCCATCATGCAGGCCCGCTGCTCTGCCTTGCAGGAGCAGGCTCTGGCAAGACGTCGGTGCTTACAACCCGCGCAGCCTACTTAATGGCCGTTCACGGTGTGGCGCCAGAAGCACTGTGGCTAGTCACCTTTACGAACAAGGCTGCTGCGGAAATGCGTGCGCGCCTTGGCCGCCTGCCTGGCGTGACCTACAAAATGGCACGCAACGTTCAGGCACGCACATTCCATTCCTTCGCGCTCGCCTTGCTGCAAGCCTATGCACCACCATTCACACTGCTCGCGGAAGAACGCGCTCGACACGGGTTTATGAAACGTGTGCTGCGTGAGTTGCGCTTGCATGATTCGCTGCAAGCAGAGACCGTATTGGCGGCACTTTCTGCCCTAAAGGCACGTATGCTGTCACCCGGGGAATGGAAGCCGACGGATATGACGGAACGTGACATGCAGCGGGCTATGCTTCGCTTTGAGGAGCAAAAAGCAGAGCGTTCGTTGAAAGATTTTGATGATTTGCTCGTTGATATCGTTCGCATGCTGCAAGAAGATGAGGCACTTCTGATGCGGCTGCGTCGTCGTTTTCGGTACGTTATGGTTGACGAGTTTCAAGATACGACGCCTGTGCAATATGAATTGATAAGACTCGTTACGAAGGACAGCCGCAATCTGGCTGTATTCGGGGATGATGATCAGACGATTTACACGTTTAATGGCGCTTGCCATAAATATATAACGGAATTTAAAGCTCGTTACACCGATGCAGTGCAAGTGACGCTAAGCTGGAATTTTCGCTCAACAAAGCCGATTGTCGGACTAGGGAACGCGATTATTCGTCATAACAACGAACGGCTTGCGAAGACGATGGTTGCTGTAGCACAAGATGCTAATTCTAGCACCGTCCCAGCGGCTCCGCTCTACGTTAACCCACGTGATGCGGACGATGAAGCGCGATTCGTCGCAGAACGAATTCAAACACGCGTCGCGAACGGCGCAAGGCCGTGGAGTGACTTCGCGGTATTATACCGCACCGCGCAGGCAAGCCGCGCTGTGGTGGAGTATTTCACCATGCACGAGATCCCGTTCCGGCAATTCGGAGCTGAGCCGTTGTTCTACGATCACGGGCTTGTTAGACCGCTTATCGATCATTTGCGGTTGGCGCTTCAGCCGCGGAACTTCAACGCCTTAGAGAGCGCCGTTGCCGCGCTGTACGTTTCCCGTGATGCGGGAATGACGTATATACGCGATGCGGATCAGCAACAGGCCAAAAAGTACCCGCTCGTCCATCTACAATCATGGACGCAGCTGGCCGACTTTCAGCGCGAGGCGGTTAAACCGCGCATTCGTTATATAAAAAAGCTGGCCGCAATGAAGCCAGCGCTAGCTATTCGCGATATGCGGCGTGAATTTTACGACAAGTATACGACGGCTCTTTCCGGTGAGCAGGCGACCGCTCATCAGGACAGCGCCGCTGAAACGCTGGAAGAGCTAGAAGCGTCCGCTAAGCGCTTTGACACAGTTGAAGCTTTTTTGAATCATATTGACCGCTTAGCCGCAGCGTACGCGGAAGTTCGCAAGCATAACGATGAAGATGCTGTCACGCTAATGACAATTCATCGTGCCAAAGGATTAGAGTTCCCAGAAGTATTTATGATCGGAGTCTCAGAAGGCATTCTGCCTCACCGGACGGCACTGCGTGACAAAGCGCCCGCCGATAAGCAAGCAGCGGCGAGCTTGTCCGCCAACGGCAATGAGCGTATTGAGCGCAGTGAGCTCAATGCGCAAACCAAGCGTCTCAACCACGTGCAGCACAGGCAAGGTGCAGGCTCCATCTCTAAAGGCAGCATGGCACCGTCAGGAGCATTAGAATCCGCATCTACTTCAGACAACTTATTGGAAGAAGAGCGGAGGCTTGCCTATGTAGCCGTAACGAGAGCTCGTGAGCAGCTTTATATTAGCTCGCCTGCACTTGTACACGGACAGAAAGCTGAAATTAGCCGCTTTATCCGAGAAGCTTGGACGTTATCAGCACAGTAA